Proteins encoded together in one Penicillium digitatum chromosome 1, complete sequence window:
- a CDS encoding protein sds23 gives MKALLQDQSALKPELLDHVPWYLAKYLWDALKRCNKQTMHMWKILASVYPVQFCEVSPYYCLNAGCPKKPLRDYIGILNSDEFRWRAILTIATTYCTATDLTAIPNIKNLVALDVYSEPYSSNIAPLDPVGVSNDGLPLQDGFVRGWIESQALQHLRILRFYHQREITIAALEALRELPELQLVVAYECKNITEAIQKYDKPANGIIPAKGWSACRLDWFWESHGTSKTIDDNLLALLHVYQSSLLASENEDPRTPSSLPTSLPILEFKLPTVDHSRRDRVVFRSRYNAKSIVLFTRGPVKQKLDVEKQQRAREKKRSEPPEKADRPSKRAVMKERGPMDISKTLNQFF, from the exons ATGAAAGCACTGCTACAAGACCAGTCGGCACTGAAGCCCGAGCTATTGGATCACGTCCCTTGGTATTTGGCGAAATACCTTTGGGATGCCCTGAAAAGGTG CAACAAGCAGACAATGCACATGTGGAAAATACTGGCTAGCGTTTATCCTGTACAATTCTGTGAGGTTAGTCCTTACTACTGCCTCAATGCTGGCTGCCCCAAAAAGCCACTAAGAGACTATATTGGTATTCTGAATAGCGATGAATTTCGCTGGCGTGCAATCTTGACCATTGCAACTACGTACTGTACTGCCACAGACCTGACTGCTATACCAAACATCAAGAATTTGGTTGCCCTGGACGTTTACAGTGAACCATACTCGTCTAATATTGCCCCGCTGGATCCCGTGGGTGTTAGTAATGACGGCCTCCCCTTGCAAGACGGATTTGTGCGTGGTTGGATTGAATCCCAAGCACTACAGCACCTCCGCATTCTCAGGTTTTACCACCAACGCGAAATAACCATTGCGGCATTGGAAGCTCTACGGGAGCTGCCGGAGCTCCAGCTCGTTGTGGCATACGAGTGTAAGAATATCACAGAGGCGATTCAAAAATATGACAAGCCCGCGAATGGCATCATTCCCGCGAAGGGATGGTCAGCCTGCAGGCTTGATTGGTTTTGGGAAAGCCATGGAACGTCAAAGACAATCGACGATAATCTCTTGGCTTTGCTTCATGTGTACCAGTCTAGTCTCCTGGCATCAGAAAACGAGGACCCGAGAACACCATCATCCCTACCAACGAGTCTCCCGATTTTGGAGTTCAAGCTACCAACTGTCGATCACAGCAGAAGAGACAGGGTAGTTTTCCGCTCTCGTTATAATGCGAAGTCAATTGTATTGTTTACTCGAGGTCCCGTGAAGCAAAAGCTCGATGTCGAGAAGCAGCAACGcgcaagagagaagaagcggAGTGAGCCACCTGAAAAAGCAGATCGTCCTTCCAAGCGAGCAGTCATGA
- a CDS encoding Major facilitator superfamily domain, general substrate transporter, producing MQSILQHHRIRRKLEQQFVTKHEKPDDVWTHEGLYDYHEEEIYTQPREPGDDFAAGRRREHGHRTFISGPALHPRHTTRSHLERQGDIEGAEVDPEVSTDPHTINAEETLGNTADIMVTGVERPWPADHATDSETDVESVKREKTIIVTFEGDCDTMDPHNWTLRRRVLTTILTSLTGVVVFWSSTIDSAALTTTEKTFHTRFEVETLPTALFLVGAGLGALITAPASEVFGRNPVYIPTMIGFMLFNLSAGLCQTVVQRIVCRGLAGLFGSAPAVLSAASLVDVWSRIERVYTFPIFAITIFTGALVGPIPGSFAVSAHSVSWRWVDWMTIILAGLVLILVVLFLPETYSPVLLYWKAKELRRMTGDDRYRSPLEFRKATFAKRMRVSLHQPVSLLLTEPIIMTHSVSLSLLFMVLYTFIAGYVSIYELEYHFRPTSTSLAFLGIEVGVLLSALTIPLSMWLIRREIYRSRERGQHRPDPEISLYMGMLGAPAVPASLFWMGWTAKLEISYWSPLVASVLYGFGTLCLFVSGYQYVADAFESHAASALSSLQMLRLVAAGVMTFIAETMYNKLGVSWTLTLLGGVSLLFLPVPYLLYWKGRRIRSWSSLDFKKHDGECRYGSSRCSIDVGLFPA from the exons ATGCAGTCAATTCTCCAGCACCACAGGATCCGTAGAAAGCTCGAACAACAATTTGTCACAAAGCATGAGAAGCCCGACGATGTTTGGACCCACGAGGGCCTCTACGATTAccatgaagaagaaatttACACGCAACCTCGCGAGCCAGGCGATGATTTTGCTGCCGGGCGAAGGAGGGAGCACGGTCACCGCACATTTATATCTGGGCCAGCCCTTCATCCTCGCCATACCACTCGATCACATCTGGAGCGGCAAGGTGATATCGAGGGCGCGGAGGTCGACCCAGAAGTCTCAACCGATCCTCATACTATCAATGCAGAAGAGACGCTGGGAAACACGGCTGATATTATGGTGACTGGCGTTGAAAGACCCTGGCCAGCCGATCATGCGACGGACAGTGAAACTGATGTCGAGTCGgtgaaaagggaaaaaaccATTATTGTCACATTCGAAGGTGACTGTGACACGATGGATCCTCATAACTGGACACTCAGACGTCGAGTATTGACAACCATTCTCACTTCGCTTACTGGGGTTGTAGTTTTCTGGTCGTCTACAATCGATTCCGCTGCTCTCACAACCACCGAAAAAACATTTCATACTAGATTTGAAGTTGAGACTTTGCCGACTG CTCTGTTTCTTGTTGGTGCCGGACTAGGCGCATTGATAACAGCGCCTGCATCAGAAGTCTTCGGACGCAACCCCGTGTACATCCCCACCATGATCGGGTTCATGTTGTTCAACTTGAGCGCAGGGCTTTGCCAAACAGTGGTACAGCGAATTGTTTGCCGCGGTCTAGCTGGGCTCTTTGGGTCTGCCCCGGCGGTTTTATCGGCAGCATCACTTGTGGATGTTTGGTCTCGCATTGAAAGAGTGTACACCTTCCCGATCTTTGCGATAACGATCTTCACGGGGGCATTGGTTGGCCCGATACCAGGATCATTTGCTGTCAGTGCTCATTCGGTAAGCTGGCGCTGGGTGGACTGGATGACCATAATCCTCGCAGGACTCGTCCTGATCCTGGTTGTACTCTTCCTACCCGAGACATACAGCCCAGTCCTACTGTACTGGAAAGCCAAAGAGCTCCGCCGCATGACAGGCGACGACCGGTACCGGTCCCCACTGGAGTTCAGAAAAGCCACGTTCGCCAAACGCATGCGTGTCTCACTACACCAACCAGTTTCGCTTCTTTTGACAGAACCAATCATCATGACTCACTCGGTCTCCCTCTCCCTGCTCTTCATGGTTCTGTATACCTTCATCGCGGGCTACGTTTCTATCTATGAGCTAGAATACCACTTTCGCCCGACCTCCACCTCCCTCGCGTTCCTGGGCATTGAGGTCGGAGTCCTTCTTTCTGCTCTGACAATCCCGCTTTCAATGTGGCTCATCCGTAGAGAGATCTACCGCAGCCGTGAGAGGGGTCAACATCGCCCAGACCCGGAGATCAGTCTGTACATGGGCATGCTCGGTGCACCTGCTGTCCCCGCCTCGCTATTCTGGATGGGATGGACGGCCAAGCTCGAGATTTCGTACTGGAGCCCGCTCGTGGCTTCGGTATTGTATGGCTTTGGGACGCTGTGTCTTTTCGTCTCGGGGTACCAGTATGTCGCTGATGCGTTCGAGTCACATGCTGCAAGCGCACTTTCCTCTCTTCAGATGCTGCGCCTTGTTGCTGCCGGTGTCATGACTTTTATCGCGGAAACCATGTACAACAAACTTGGCGTTTCATGGACGTTAACCCTCTTGGGTGGAGTTTCGCTGTTGTTTTTGCCTGTGCCTTATTTGCTCTATTGGAAGGGGCGAAGAATCCGTTCATGGAGTAG CTTGGATTTCAAGAAGCATGATGGTGAATGCCGATATGGTAGCTCGCGCTGTTCTATCGATGTTGGCCTGTTCCCAGCTTAG
- a CDS encoding Metacaspase-1 has translation MSYYPPYSGAPGYPPQQPSYPPQQQYPQMNHQQQPPYGGYPGQSYHQQPLQQSNPYGYSHSPQSSHQSYGAHAPQQGYNAPPSGYNQPPPSGQQIQGRPAYGQSGGPAPPPTNPVSFGHGAPQGYNFQYSRCTGKRKALLIGINYFGQKGQLRGCINDVKNMSTYLNQNFGYAREDMVLLTDDQQNPMSQPTKANIFRAMHWLVKDARPNDSLFFHYSGHGGQTPDLNGDEEDGYDEVIYPVDFRVAGHIVDDEMHRIMVQTLQPGVRLTAIFDSCHSGSALDLPYVYSTSGVLKEPNLAKEAGQGLLGVVSAYARGDMGSMVSTAMGFIKKATKGDEVYERNKQTKTSPADVIMWSGSKDDQTSQDAQIAGQATGAMSWAFIAALRKNPQQSYVQLLNSIRDELSTKYSQKPQLSCSHPLDTDILYVM, from the exons ATGTCTTATTATCCACCCTACTCGGGCGCCCCGGGATACCCCCCGCAGCAGCCGTCATATCCCCCGCAACAGCAGTACCC ACAAATGAATCACCAGCAGCAGCCACCTTATGGTGGCTATCCCGGCCAGTCCTACCACCAGCAGCCGTTGCAGCAATCCAACCCGTACGGTTACAGCCATTCTCCCCAGTCATCCCACCAGTCCTATGGCGCGCATGCTCCTCAGCAAGGTTACAAT GCTCCACCGTCTGGGTATAATCAGCCCCCGCCCTCTGGGCAACAAATCCAAGGAAGACCAG CCTACGGCCAAAGCGGTGGTCCGGCTCCCCCTCCCACCAACCCCGTCTCCTTCGGTCACGGCGCTCCCCAAGGCTACAACTTCCAATACTCCCGCTGTACAGGCAAGAGAAAGGCCTTGTTGATTGGTATCAATTACTTCGGCCAGAAAGGTCAGCTGCGTGGATGTATCAACGATGTGAAGAATATGTCGACGTACTTGAACCAAAACTTCGGTTATGCTCGCGAGGACATGGTCCTTTTGACCGATGACCAGCAAAATCCGATGAGCCAGCCGACCAAGGCAAACATTTTTCGCGCTATGCACTGGCTGGTCAAAGATGCGCGCCCCAATGACTCATTGTTCTTCCACTACTCTG GCCACGGCGGTCAGACTCCCGACTTGAACggcgacgaagaagatggatATGATGAAGTTATCTACCCAGTGGACTTCCGGGTTGCCGGCCACATTGTTGACGATGAGATGCACCGTATCATGGTGCAAACTCTACAACCGGGTGTCCGTCTTACAGCGATCTTCGACTCTTGCCACTCTGGCTCCGCTCTGGATCTCCCCTACGTCTACTCCACCTCCGGTGTGCTCAAGGAGCCCAACCTGGCCAAGGAAGCTGGACAGGGCCTACTTGGTGTGGTTTCGGCATACGCACGTGGTGACATGGGCAGCATGGTGTCAACCGCAATGGGCTTCATCAAAAAGGCCACCAAAGGCGACGAAGTGTATGAACGCAACAAGCAGACTAAAACTAGTCCGGCGGATGTGATCATGTGGTCAGGCAGTAAAGATGACCAGACCAGCCAGGATGCCCAGATTGCCGGCCAGGCCACTGGTGCTATGTCATGGGCTTTCATCGCCGCGCTTCGGAAGAACCCACAGCAGAGTTATGTCCAGCTTTTGAACAGCATTCGTGACGAACTTTCGACCAAATATTCCCAGAAGCCACAGCTGAGTTGCAGCCATCCCTTAG ATACCGACATCCTTTATGTGATGTAA
- a CDS encoding Chaperonin Cpn60/TCP-1 translates to MAFNGQTPTIVVLKEGTDASQGKGQIISNINACVAVQGTVKSTLGPYGGDLLLVDANGKQTITNDGATVMKLLDIVHPAARILTDIARSQDAEVGDGTTSVVVLAGEILKEVRDLVEQGVSSQTIIKGLRRASAMAVNKVKEIAVDMMDASDSQEKKVETLRRLAATAMNSKLIKRNSDFFTKMVVDAVLSLDQDDLNERLIGVKKVTGGGLQDSLFVDGVAFKKTFSYAGFEQQPKHFENPSIVCLNVELELKSEKDNAEVRVEQVSEYQAIVDAEWQIIFNKLEAVYKTGAKVVLSKLPIGDLATQYFADRDIFCAGRVASDDMDRVCQATGAATQSTCTDIQERHLGTCGAFEERQIGGERFNLFSDCPRAKTCTLVLRGGAEQFIAEVERSLHDAIMIVKRALRNTTIVAGGGATEMELSSYMHGFADRNVPHKQQAVVKAFAKALEVIPRQLCDNAGFDATDILNRLRVEHRKGNTWAGVDFDNEGVRDNMVAFVWEPSLVKVNAIQAAVEASCLILSVDETIKNEESAQPGQQRGMPPGAAQRALRGRGRGMPRRG, encoded by the exons ATGGCCTTCAACGGCCAAACTCCCACGATTGTCGTGTTGAAGGAGG GCACCGATGCTTCTCAGGGAAAGGGTCAGATTATCTCCAACATCAACGCCTGTGTTGCAGTTCAAGGAACAGTCAAGAGCACTCTCGGTCCttatggtggtgatctccTGCTTGTGGATGCCAATGGCAAACAGACCATTACAAACGATGGAGCCACAGTGATGAAG CTTTTGGATATTGTGCACCCTGCCGCCCGCATTCTCACGGATATCGCTCGATCCCAAGATGCCGAAGTCGGAGACGGAACAACCTCCGTGGTTGTCCTGGCTGGTGAGATTCTGAAGGAGGTGCGAGACCTCGTTGAGCAAGGTGTCAGCTCGCAGACCATCATCAAGGGTCTGCGAAGGGCGAGCGCCATGGCCGTCAACAAGGTTAAGGAGATTGCAGTAGACATGATGGATGCTTCAGACAgccaggagaagaaggtcgaGACACTAAGACGGTTAGCCGCAACAGCCATGAACAGCAAGCTTATCAAGCGGAATTCGGACTTCTTCACAAAGA TGGTTGTGGATGCGGTACTTTCGCTGGATCAGGATGATCTCAACGAAAGGCTGATCGGTGTCAAGAAGGTTACCGGTGGTGGTCTCCAGGACTCGCTTTTCGTCGACGGTGTCGCCTTCAAGAAAACTTTCTCCTACGCCGGTTTCGAGCAGCAGCCCAAACACTTCGAGAACCCCAGTATCGTGTGCTTGAACGTTGAGCTGGAGCTTAAGAGCGAGAAAGACAATGCAGAAGTTCGTGTCGAGCAGGTCTCGGAATACCAGGCCATCGTCGATGCTGAGTGGCAGATCATTTTCAACAAGCTTGAGGCTGTCTACAAAACAGGAGCGAAGGTTGTGCTTAGCAAGCTGCCTATTGGCGATCTTGCTACACA GTACTTTGCGGACCGAGACATCTTCTGTGCTGGCCGTGTGGCCTCCGACGACATGGACCGTGTTTGCCAGGCTACCGGAGCCGCAACCCAATCGACCTGCACTGATATCCAGGAGCGTCACCTGGGTACCTGTGGTGCGTTCGAGGAGCGCCAGATTGGTGGAGAGCGATTCAACTTGTTCTCCGACTGCCCTCGCGCTAAGACTTGCACTCTTGTGCTGCGTGGTGGCGCTGAGCAATTCATTGCGGAGGTGGAGCGTAGTTTGCACGATGCCATCATGATTGTTAAGCGTGCTCTGCGCAACACAACCATCGTTGCTGGCGGTGGCGCCACTGAAATGGAGTTGTCGAGCTACATGCACGGATTTGCCGACCGTAACGTGCCACACAAACAGCAGGCCGTCGTCAAGGCATTTGCCAAGGCCTTGGAGGTTATTCCCCGCCAGTTGTGTGATAACGCTGGCTTTGACGCTACAGACATCCTGAACCGCTTGCGCGTGGAGCACCGCAAGGGTAACACTTGGGCTGGCGTTGACTTTGACAACGAGGGCGTCCGTGACAACATGGTTGCTTTTGTTTGGGAGCCCAGCCTGGTCAAGGTTAATGCTATTCAGGCCGCAGTGGAAGCCTCTTGCTTGATCCTGAGTGTGGATGAAACGATAA AGAATGAGGAGTCGGCTCAGCCTGGTCAACAGCGCGGTATGCCGCCAGGTGCTGCCCAGCGCGCCCTCCGGGGCCGCGGCCGCGGCATGCCCCGACGAGGATAA
- a CDS encoding Histone acetyltransferase Spt10, putative yields the protein MKAVQNSCDWQFPTEGHFTMSEVHGDSELVPSGPDLDYPLALAPRQVTLRDRVTVATLVPFVSAEEVPRALMKYLSDQFNKEIEKGDTYAMTEPIPLAQFGRYWFSNFGVVMLTGDIESAEQTHTMDRAGANWTKICLGGFHIRPNYPGRSSHVCNGTFIVTDAARNKGVGRLMGESYLEWAPRLGYTYAVFNLVYESNVASCRLWDSLGFKRIGRVPGGGSIKSQPGEYVDAIIYGRGLSLDGEDSVSQDRFEKIRYYLKHGKYPRGADRAEKSRLRSAATHYKLLGGEDGEPERLMLKDKEVVSDPQQQYDIAQEVHVKQHAGINKTTAAIAIKYHWVRIKETVNRVIRDCPQCKETLKVPPIQGSKNEDKSRSETISGMDLDSTIEQSPKEPVNVPQAMDESPDEPSSYNPLVHQPIPSAMPGTVHPMAGFAPMPLDPQIMQLHQQLRRYQQQNPMASQFAPGPHNLGMSSFDDAMRYHTASNAYQMMVDDGSDPFRQDVLGLVNPPPHELQHDAELLAKFEYGSPSDGNYDFT from the exons ATGA AAGCAGTCCAGAAT TCGTGTGATTGGCAATTCCCTACAGAGGGCCACTTTACCATGTCTGAAGTTCATGGAGATTCAGAGCTCGTTCCATCGGGTCCTGATCTAGATTATCCCCTTGCTCTGGCCCCGCGACAAGTAACTTTACGAGATCGGGTTACGGTCGCAACCCTGGTCCCTTTTGTCTCAGCAGAGGAAGTACCCCGGGCTCTAATGAAGTATCTCTCTGATCAATTCAACAAAGAGATCGAAAAGGGAGATACATATGCTATGACAGAGCCCATTCCACTCGCCCAGTTCGGAAGATATTGGTTTTCGAATTTTGGTGTGGTTATGCTTACTGGTGACATCGAGAGTGCAGAGCAGACACATACTATGGACCGTGCTGGAGCCAACTGGACTAAGATATGTCTAGGTGGCTTCCACATTCGGCCCAACTATCCCGGTCGTAGTAGTCATGTCTGCAATGGCACTTTCATTGTCACTGATGCTGCTCGAAACAAGGGCGTGGGTAGATTGATGGGCGAATCCTATCTGGAGTGGGCACCTCGATTA GGATATACATATGCAGTCTTCAACTTGGTATATGAGTCCAACGTTGCCTCATGTCGCCTGTGGGATTCCCTTGGCTTCAAACGGATTGGCCGAGTCCCTGGTGGAGGCAGTATCAAATCCCAACCTGGGGAATATGTCGATGCAATCATCTACGGTAGAGGCCTCAGTTTGGATGGCGAGGACTCTGTGTCCCAGGATCGCTTTGAGAAAATCCGCTATTACTTGAAGCACGGGAAGTACCCCCGTGGTGCTGATCGGGCGGAAAAGAGTCGACTACGCAGTGCGGCAACTCATTATAAACTTCTTGGCGGTGAGGATGGAGAGCCTGAGAGGCTGATGCTGAAGGATAAGGAGGTGGTGTCAGACCCGCAACAGCAGTACGATATCGCCCAAGAAGTTCATGTCAAGCAGCATGCCGGAATCAACAAAACTACGGCTGCTATTGCGATCAAATACCACTGGGTACGAATTAAAGAGACTGTCAATCGCGTGATTCGAGACTGCCCACAATGCAAAGAGACTCTCAAGGTGCCCCCCATACAAGGGAGTAAAAATGAAGATAAATCGCGCTCGGAAACAATTTCTGGCATGGATTTGGATAGCACAATTGAGCAATCCCCGAAGGAACCCGTCAATGTCCCGCAGGCGATGGACGAATCACCCGATGAGCCTTCCAGTTACAACCCTCTTGTGCACCAACCCATTCCTTCAGCCATGCCCGGCACAGTCCACCCCATGGCTGGGTTCGCACCTATGCCCCTCGATCCTCAGATAATGCAATTACATCAACAGTTACGACGCTACCAACAACAGAACCCCATGGCGAGCCAGTTCGCCCCGGGGCCTCATAATCTTGGCATGTCAAGCTTTGACGATGCAATGCGCTACCATACAGCCAGCAATGCCTATCAAATGATGGTAGATGACGGCTCAGATCCATTTCGACAAGATGTACTTGGACTTGTGAACCCACCCCCACACGAGTTACAGCATGATGCTGAGTTACTTGCCAAGTTTGAGTATGGAAGTCCTTCAGACGGGAATTATGACTTTACGTAA
- a CDS encoding Polyketide synthase, enoylreductase, translating into MTAIEIPKLQRAAIRQGHGDSATVAVQQIEVPKPGPGQILVKIAWTGLCASDVSLLHDEWEHSGIAMMPQAHGIAGHEGAGTVVAIGDGMHDLWKLGDRAGIKWIASTCAACEFCLNGVDEVHCVNQINSGCSAPGTFQEYCLADGRYSSKLPDGVKDEEAGPIMCGGVTAYSACKRSGVKPGQWIVLPGAGGGLGHFAIQYARAMAMRVIAIDSGDEKRDLCLKLGAEEFIDFKATKDVSAEIKRITAHGAHGVIVTAATKEAYALAPSFLRPNGTMVVVGMPRDASLIAGAAPISMVINRLNVVGSLVGSLNDVKEALDFTVRGLVHPILSKGKLEDLGAFIKRLQAGQLAGRGVLQVAP; encoded by the exons ATGACTGCAATTGAGATTCCTAAGCTACAACGTGCAGCTATCCGCCAAGGTCACGGGGATTCTGCAACCGTGGCCGTCCAACAGATCGAGGTTCCTAAACCTGGTCCCGGTCAAATCCTTGTCAAAATTGCATGGACAGGTCTATGTGCCTCCGATGTATCCCTTCTGCACGATGAGTGGGAACATTCTGGGATCGCTATGATGCCTCAAGCACATGGTATCGCAGGCCATGAAGGGGCCGGCACTGTTGTTGCTATTGGCGATGGCATGCATGATCTTTGGAAGCTCGGTGATCGAGCAGGAATCAAGTGGATTGCTAGTACGTGTGCGGCATGCGAGTTTTGCCTGAATGGTGTCGACGAAGTCCACTGTGTGAATCAAATAAATAGTGGATGTTCAGCCCCGGGCACATTCCAAGAATACTGTCTAGCTGACGGGAGATACTCGTCGAAGCTACCAGACGGGGTGAAGGATGAAGAAGCCGGGCCGATTATGTGTGGTGGCGTGACTGCCTACTCGGCGTGCAAACG ATCTGGGGTTAAGCCAGGCCAATGGATCGTGCTACCTGGGGCAGGTGGTGGTTTGGGCCACTTCGCGATACAATATGCTCGGGCAATGGCTATGAGGGTCATCGCTATCGATAGCGGTGACGAGAAGCGCGACCTTTGTCTGAAGCTTGGCGCTGAAGAATTCATCGACTTCAAAGCTACAAAGGATGTTTCGGCGGAGATCAAGAGGATCACGGCTCATGGTGCCCACGGTGTCATCGTGACTGCGGCAACAAAAGAAGCTTACGCTTTAGCCCCTTCATTCCTCCGACCAAACGGGACTATGGTTGTGGTGGGTATGCCCAGGGATGCAAGTTTAATTGCAGGTGCCGCACCTATTTCGATGGTGATTAATAGGCTTAACGTGGTTGGAAGCCTTGTGGGAAGTCTAAACGACGTCAAGGAAGCCTTGGACTTTACCGTGCGAGGCCTCGTACAC CCAATTTTGTCGAAGGGAAAGTTGGAAGATCTAGGTGCATTTATCAAAAGGTTGCAGGCTGGCCAGCTGGCCGGTCGTGGAGTCTTGCAGGTCGCGCCGTGA
- a CDS encoding Transcription factor, fork head, conserved site — MKAYHMSSIYRTRDDLRDCGTIPVENYETIAERLVITCKRHTDHRRRRKGGRAPQDLRTKYQESKAQKSYSKVLEDDPHIFIPFIIDISPRICESFDVSKFCETHIERQEIGFDEKTKSFLEETARRKGIDESLPFKKLMRFLFPLRTPRPITGAETQDHYAYYLAELTSIRNFFGDRIYEAVKTSATRIKENDLNPERTTTESVWTKIPRADNEDAIVHLDVGGAFELASDLFPQASQMVSSALSTHRFAPGSSALQADADLSEIPGALNEYDNAYFTLHGASDLAISSVFSQRVSTAIANSQLKYWEKQVLLLETTDCVTMKLWRSQPQHGVISLRIGFFMSTLMANSLYG; from the exons ATGAAAGCCTATCATATGTCCTCTATTTACCGCACGCGGGATGATCTAAGGGATTGTGGAACTATTCCTGTCGAAAACTACGAAACAATAGCGGAGCGCCTAGTCATAACCTGCAAACGTCACACAGATCATAGGCGGCGCAGAAAAGGAGGGCGAGCGCCTCAAGATCTGAGGACAAAATACCAGGAGAGCAAAGCACAAAAATCATATTCCAAAGTTCTCGAGGATGACCCACATATCTTCATTCCTTTTATTATCGATATTTCACCAAGGATTTGTGAATCTTTCGACGTTTCGAAATTCTGTGAAACCCATATAGAGCGACAGGAGATTGGTTTTGATGAGAAGACAAAGTCCTTTCTTGAAGAGACTGCCCGAAGAAAAGGCATTGACGAGAGCCTCCCGTTCAAGAAGTTGATGCGTTTCCTCTTTCCTCTCAGAACGCCGCGACCAATTACTGGGGCTGAGACTCAAGACCACTATGCATATTATTTGGCGGAGCTGACATCGATTCGCAACTTTTTTGGTGACCGAATCTATGAGGCCGTTAAAACCTCGGCAACACGCATTAAAGAAAATGACCTGAATCCCGAGCGCACAACAACCGAGAGCGTCTGGACAAAAATACCGCGTGCGGATAATGAAGACGCTATCGTTCACCTCGACGTTGGAGGAGCTTTCGAGCTCGCAAGTGATTTATTCCCTCAAGCAAGCCAGATGGTCTCCTCAGCCCTCTCGACCCATCGTTTTGCGCCAGGAAGCAGTGCTTTGCAGGCTGACGCAGATCTTTCAGAAATTCCAGGCGCATTGAATGAATATG ATAATGCATATTTTACGTTGCACGGCGCTTCCGATTTGGCTATCTCCTCGGTCTTCAGTCAGCGAGTCAGCACCGCCATCGCGAATAGCCAGCTCAAATATTGGGAGAAACAAGTCCTACTCCTGGAAACAACGGACTGCGTTACTATGAAATTGTGGCGATCGCAGCCTCAGCATGGAGTTATCAGCTTGAGAATTGGTTTTTTTATGAGCACTTTGATGGCGAACAGTTTATATGGCTGA